A genomic stretch from Arachis stenosperma cultivar V10309 chromosome 3, arast.V10309.gnm1.PFL2, whole genome shotgun sequence includes:
- the LOC130966248 gene encoding glycine-rich protein 5-like, with amino-acid sequence MNRNGKKLQKNDERIKRICVLRNLVGGRGGTGKKVAAAAFGAVAGHGVAVAAEGGSGGEGLGLVIEGGAAGGWRRGGARLGGRRWGGGGRGGQWWRGEDRGRREKKGGEGVAAAASGVEAASGWWCGGGWVALEEEA; translated from the coding sequence ATGAACAGAAATGgaaaaaaattacagaaaaacgaCGAACGGATAAAAAGGATTTGCGTTTTGCGGAACCTGGTAGGCGGGAGGGGTGGAACGGGGAAGAAGGTGGCTGCGGCGGCGTTCGGCGCGGTGGCGGGGCACGGCGTCGCGGTGGCGGCTGAGGGGGGCAGTGGCGGAGAGGGTTTAGGGTTAGTGATAGAAGGGGGGGCTGCGGGTGGGTGGCGGAGAGGGGGGGCGCGGCTGGGTGGCCGGCGGTGGGGGGGCGGTGGTCGCGGAGGACAGTGGTGGAGAGGGGAGGAtagaggaagaagggagaagaaGGGAGGGGAGGGGGTTGCGGCGGCGGCGTCCGGCGTGGAGGCGGCGTCTGGGTGGTGGTGCGGTGGCGGCTGGGTGGCGCTGGAAGAAGAAGCATAG